One region of Salvia miltiorrhiza cultivar Shanhuang (shh) chromosome 3, IMPLAD_Smil_shh, whole genome shotgun sequence genomic DNA includes:
- the LOC131016009 gene encoding dehydrin DHN1-like isoform X1, with the protein MIMCILLLILIVLRKIVLLHLLPLYIRSLSAYSKHHQFHHLLQTSYIHTYNSVFSEKEKMAQYGRQTDEYGNPVQCPGGGTGESYSTTAAHMTDQHGVIGTQAGKVTHGTTGGDYGTTGGGLTHGGGTTGAYKTDEYGATEAFGTHAAGVPGTTGAYATRGGTWMTEGSGHRPSGSSSSSEDDGQGGRRKKGIKEKLSRPTAPLPCPAASDMNKSIMRRRE; encoded by the exons ATGATTATGTGTATACTTTTGCTCATCTTAATCGTGTTAAGGAAAATTGTCCTGCTACATCTCCTCCCTCTATATATACGTTCATTATCTGCATATAGCAAACATCATCAATTCCACCATTTGCTACAAAcatcatacatacatacatacaatAGTGTTTTTAGTGAGAAAGAGAAGATGGCTCAATACGGAAGGCAGACCGACGAGTACGGCAACCCCGTCCAATGCCCTGGTGGAGGCACCGGTGAGTCCTACAGCACCACCGCTGCACACATGACGGACCAGCACGGCGTTATCGGTACTCAGGCCGGAAAGGTTACTCATGGAACCACCGGCGGGGACTACGGGACTACCGGCGGAGGGCTAACTCATGGCGGAGGGACCACTGGCGCATATAAGACCGACGAGTATGGCGCCACCGAAGCGTTCGGAACTCACGCTGCTGGGGTTCCGGGGACCACTGGAGCTTATGCGACCCGTGGCGGCACTTGGATGACGGAGGGCAGCGGCCACAGGCCCTCTGGAAGTTCCAGCAGCTCG GAGGATGACGGGCAAGGCGggagaaggaagaaggggaTCAAGGAGAAGCTGAGCAGACCTACGGCACCACTACCATGCCCGGCGGCGTCGGATATGAACAAGAGCATCATGAGAAGAAGGGAGTGA
- the LOC131016013 gene encoding uncharacterized protein LOC131016013, translated as MLFFSYFKDLVGRELTVELKNDLAIRGTLHSVDQYLNIKLENTRVVDQDKYPHMFCSTFCSFQCETALSGDLWSDMCNCHPRELMSSFCMMPPEEKHAVANSPCPFLDVMSSKQWILRHKTRMEDFLFLHYLGNFLCEFGHMLFGRHLLSWSKLGLNVEFRRLIVINIASFCTITVNSDYVFTSLSLIACLASFTTF; from the exons ATG TTGTTCTTCTCGTATTTCAAGGATTTGGTGGGGAGAGAACTAACGGTGGAATTGAAGAACGATTTAGCGATTAGAGGGACTCTACATTCAGTGGATCAATATCTCAACATTAAGCTGGAGAATACTAGGGTTGTTGATCAAGACAAGTACCCCCATATG TTTTGTTCTACTTTTTGCAGCTTTCAGTGTGAAACTGCTTTATCCGGGGATCTGTGGTCCGATATGTGCAATTGCCACCCGAGGGAGTTGATGTCGAGCTTCTGCATGATGCCACCAGAAGAGAAGCACGCGGTGGCTAACTCTCCGTGCCCATTCCTTGATGTTATGAGCTCGAAGCAGTGGATTCTTCGTCACAAGACAAGAATGGAAGACTTCTTATTCCTGCATTACTTGGGAAATTTTTTGTGCGAATTCGGGCATATGCTATTTGGTAGACATTTATTAAGTTGGAGTAAGCTAGGGCTAAATGTTGAATTTCGTCGCTtgattgtgattaatattgcaaGTTTTTGTACTATAACCGTGAATAGTGACTATGTGTTTACATCATTGTCTCTTATTGCATGCCTTGCCTCTTTCACCACATTTTGA
- the LOC131016011 gene encoding vacuolar protein sorting-associated protein 28 homolog 2-like, whose product MEVKLWNDKREREMYDNFAELFAIIKATEKLEKAYVRDVISPAEYEIECQKLIAHFKTLSSTLKDIVPSIERFHDTYKMDCPAAINRLVTSGVPATVEHRAAAATSNTTSAAIVAECVQNFITAMDSLKLNMVAVDQVHPLLSDLSASLNKLSILPPDFEGKTKMRDWIARLSKMGAADELTEQQARQLHFDLESSYNSFMAALPTTGT is encoded by the coding sequence atGGAGGTTAAGCTATGGAACGACAAGCGCGAAAGGGAGATGTATGACAATTTCGCCGAGCTCTTTGCAATTATAAAGGCAACAGAGAAGCTTGAGAAAGCTTATGTGCGGGACGTAATATCTCCTGCCGAGTATGAAATTGAATGCCAAAAGCTGATTGCCCATTTCAAAACGCTGTCTTCCACGTTGAAAGACATTGTACCTAGCATTGAGAGGTTCCATGATACTTACAAGATGGATTGTCCTGCAGCCATAAACCGCCTTGTGACATCAGGGGTTCCTGCTACCGTTGAGCACAGGGCGGCTGCTGCGACATCAAATACTACATCCGCTGCCATTGTGGCCGAGTGTGTACAGAATTTTATTACTGCTATGGACTCCTTGAAACTAAACATGGTTGCAGTTGATCAGGTCCACCCGTTGTTGTCTGATCTCTCTGCTTCTCTCAATAAGCTTTCTATATTGCCACCTGATTTTGAGGGGAAGACCAAGATGAGAGACTGGATTGCCAGGTTATCGAAAATGGGTGCTGCAGATGAGCTTACTGAGCAGCAGGCTCGACAGCTGCACTTCGACCTGGAATCATCTTACAACTCATTCATGGCTGCACTGCCAACTACAGGGACATAG
- the LOC131016009 gene encoding dehydrin DHN1-like isoform X2, which translates to MAQYGRQTDEYGNPVQCPGGGTGESYSTTAAHMTDQHGVIGTQAGKVTHGTTGGDYGTTGGGLTHGGGTTGAYKTDEYGATEAFGTHAAGVPGTTGAYATRGGTWMTEGSGHRPSGSSSSSEDDGQGGRRKKGIKEKLSRPTAPLPCPAASDMNKSIMRRRE; encoded by the exons ATGGCTCAATACGGAAGGCAGACCGACGAGTACGGCAACCCCGTCCAATGCCCTGGTGGAGGCACCGGTGAGTCCTACAGCACCACCGCTGCACACATGACGGACCAGCACGGCGTTATCGGTACTCAGGCCGGAAAGGTTACTCATGGAACCACCGGCGGGGACTACGGGACTACCGGCGGAGGGCTAACTCATGGCGGAGGGACCACTGGCGCATATAAGACCGACGAGTATGGCGCCACCGAAGCGTTCGGAACTCACGCTGCTGGGGTTCCGGGGACCACTGGAGCTTATGCGACCCGTGGCGGCACTTGGATGACGGAGGGCAGCGGCCACAGGCCCTCTGGAAGTTCCAGCAGCTCG GAGGATGACGGGCAAGGCGggagaaggaagaaggggaTCAAGGAGAAGCTGAGCAGACCTACGGCACCACTACCATGCCCGGCGGCGTCGGATATGAACAAGAGCATCATGAGAAGAAGGGAGTGA